The nucleotide sequence AAGGATACAAGTACCGCCAATTTCACTCGCTTCGCTCTCTTATTAGGCTAATACTTGTACCAGTAGAGAGATATAGTTACTAATACTCTTTTCTCAGCTGGTAGTACAGGTCTGAGAATTTCAACTGCTGCTTGAACTCACGTATACGGGTGTTCTGGTCGATCACTACCAGCTCCAGGTCAAACATATCGGCAAAGTCTTCCATATACTCGGTGGTCAGTGCCTGACTGTAAACTGTATGGTGGGCACCTCCTGCATGAATCCATGCTTCCAGTCCGGTTTTCATGTCCGGAGTGGTCTGCCACAATACCCTGGCAACGGGCAGTTTCGGCAGATCCTGCGGTGGAGTGATGGCTTCCACCTCGTTGACGAGCAGTCTGAAGCGGTCGCCCAACGTGATCAGTGAGGCATTGATGGCAGGTCCTGCCGGAGAGTTGAACACCAGTCTGACAGCGTCGGCTTTGCCACCGATACCCAAAGGATGCACTTCGCATCTTGGTTTTCTGTCAGCGATTGAAGGACAGATTTCCAGCATATGGGAACCGAGTACGGCTTCCTTGCCCGGCTCAAAGTGGTAAGTATAGTCTTCCATGAAAGAAGTTCCGCCTTTCAGCCCTGCCACCATTACCTTGGAGGCACGCAGCATGGCGGCTGTTTTCCAGTCGCCTTCTGCCCCGAAACCGTATCCGTCTGCCATCAGCCTTTGCGCTGCGATGCCCGGCAGCTGAACCATATTGGTCAGGTTTTCAAAAGTATCGGTAAAGCCCTTGAAGTTGCCATTGGTAAGGAAACTGCGAAGTCCCAACTCAATGCGAGCCGCATCCATCAGAGACTGACGGTGAGTACCGCCTTTCAACAGATTGTCAGTCATGTCGTAGCTTGACTCATATTCTTCCATCAGGCTAGCGACAGCGGGGTCTTCCACTGATCGGATATGCTCTGTCAGATCACCCAGGCCGAAGCCGTTCACCGAGAATCCGAATTTGATCTCTGAAGAAACCTTGTCACCCTCGGTTACCGCCACATAGCGCATATTGTCTCCGATACGGGCAAATTTTCCTCCCTGCAAGTCTGCTTTGGCAGCTGCCACTCTAGCCCAAACATCGATCTTTCTGCGTACCTCAGGATCCTGCCAGTGACCTGCGACCACCTTGCGGTTCAGGCGCATACGGGTATTGATAAACCCGAACTCACGGTCACCGTGGGCAGACTGGTTCAGGTTCATAAAGTCCATATCGATCTCTGACCAAGGGATATCACGGTTGAACTGCGTGTGCAGGTGCAGCATCGGTTTTTGCAGGGTTTTCAATCCTAGAATCCACATCTTGGCAGGAGAGAAGGTATGCATCCATGCTACCACGCCTACACATTGTGCTGCCTGATTGGCTTCCTGACAGAGACCGTAGATTTCTTCGGGCGTCTTGACGGTAGGTTTGTAGACCACTTTCAGGGAAATTTCCTCACAGTCATCCAAACCGTTGACGATCTGTCTGGAATGTTCAGCGACCTGTCTCAGCGTTTCCTCCCCATATAGGTGCTGGCTGCCAGTCACGAACCATATCTCACGTTCTTTAAGGTTGATCATTTTAATAGTATATTTTTATTCGTTTAGTCATTATTAAAAATCAGGATTGCCCGTAATAGGCATTCTTGCCGTGCTTCCTGTAATAGTGCTTTTCCTTAAGGGACTGCTTCAGTCTTGGGGTTTCCGGATTTACCTGCAACGTGATGCTTGCCATACGTGCTAACTCTTCCATAACGGCGCTGTTGTACACGGCTTTGGCGGCGTTCTTACCCCATGAGAAAGGTCCGTGGTTCTGCACCAGTACCATTTCCACTTCTTCTGCGCTGAAACCTTCTTTCAGGAAAGTGTTGATGATCAGGTTGCCAGTTTCATGCTCATAGTTACCCTGAATCATATCATCGGTCAATTCTGGCGTACACGGGATATCCTGCGTTAGGTGGTCGGCATGGGTAGTACCGAAGATCGGCACCGGTCTGCCCGCCTGTGCCCATGATACGGCATAGGTGGAATGCGTATGGCAGATGCCCCCGATATGTTCCCATGTCTTGTAGAGTAGCGCATGGGTTTTGGTATCGGAAGAGGGGCGCATGCTGCCTTCCAGTATATTATTGTCGAAATCGACAATAACCATATCCTCCGGCTTCAGCTGTTTGTAAGGAACACCGCTTGGCTTGATGGCGAAGACGCCTTTGCTACGGTCCACGGCACTCACGTTACCGAAAGTGAAAATAACCAGCTCCAGTTCCGGCAGCTGCATATTGGCTTCATAGCATTCCTGCTTCAACGCTTTGTACTGACTCATTGTCTTTGGTGATTTTTTCGGTGAAAGATCCTATTTGTTTGTATTGTTCATAAAGGGAAGCGTAGTGACTCACATGTGCTGCGATGGGTTGGTAAGTGGTTTCAAAACCGCTTGACATACTTTCCATGGCGGTCAGAACGTCAGGATAGATACCCGCTGCCACTGCTGCATACATGGCAGCGCCCAAGGCAGGTGCCTGCTCCGAGCGGACCACCTTGATCGGTTTGTTCAGTACGTCAGCCAGTGTCTGCATCACGAGGGTGGATTTTTTGGCTACGCCACCCATGCCCACAACAGTATGGATCGGCACGCCCTCTTCCTCAAAGCGTTCCACAATCGCTTTGGAGCCGAAACAGATCGCTTCTACTAGTGCCTTGAAGATTCTTGGGGCATCAATGCCCATATTCAACCCGTGGATAGCGCCTTTCAGCAGTTGGTTGGCATCAGGGGTACGTCTTCCATTGATCCAATCCAGTGCAATCACAGACGAGTCAGTCACCGGAATTCTCTCAGCCGCTTCTGAAAGGGCAGGGATGATATTGTCGGAAACCTGCTGCAGTTCCTGTGGCGCCAGTTCCTTGGCAGACCAGATCAGCAGGTTCTTGAACCATGCCAGCACATCCCCGAATCCGGATTGTCCAGCTTCCAATCCGATCATGCCCGGAATGATGGAACCGTCCACCTGACCGCAGATGCCCTGCACGAGATTATTATCGATTTCTTCTTCCGATGCGACTAACATATCGCAGGTCGAAGTGCCCATCACTTTTACCAAGGTATTGGACGTAATAGCACCGCCTAACGCACCCGCATGGGCATCAAATGTACCCACCGTGACAGTAACCTCCTCGGTAAGTCCCAGTCGGGAAGCCCATTCCTGGCAGAGTTTTCCGGCAGCCTGCTCAGCAGTATAGGTATGTTCATACAGATTGTCTCTCAGGTCTGCCAGCGAAGGATCCAAAGCTGACAGGAATGCCTTGTCCGGAAGTCCGTCCCATGACGGATGCCACATGGCTTTATGACCGGCAGCGCAGCGACTTCTTTTAAAGGTCTTCAGGTCTTTGGCACCGGTCAACACAAAAGGAATCCAGTCGCAGTGTTCCATCCAAGAATAAGCTGCGGCTGCTACCTCCTTGTCCTCACGGATGACATGCAGCACTTTCGCCCAGAACCACTCCGAAGAGTAGATGCCTCCTTCATATTTGGTAAAGTCTTCACCGCCCCAGCTTGCTGCCAGCTGATTGATTTCCTCCGCCTCTCTGATAGCCGTATGATCCTTCCACAACAGGAACATGGCATTGGGATTTTCCTCAAAACCTGCTGTCATCGAAAGTGGTGTTCCCTGTGCATTCACGGCTACTGGGGTGGAGCCGGTTGTGTCTACCGAAATGGCTTTGACAAAACGGCGTTCAGCAAGTGTCAGCTCTTCAACCACAGCCTTCACAGTAGCTTCCAGTCCTTCGAGGTAATCCAGCGGGTGTTGGCGAAACTGATTTTTCAGGGCATCGCAGTAAGTCAACTTGTTCCATCGCTGATACGGGTGGACGTGTGTCGCCATCACTTTTCCATCAGCGGTATTCACCAGTATCGCACGGCATGAGTCGGAACCGTAGTCCAGCCCAATCACATATTGTTTGGTGTTGTTCATATCTTTAAATATTTGATGTACGGTTTGTGCAGGAACTAAAGTAGGAGGAGTGACGGGTGGCGGGTTGTTCAATTGTTCACGAAAATAGTCCTGATCGTTCACAGGGTTTTTAATAGTGAAATGGAACATTGTACAAGTACAAAAGGGAAAAGTAGAAGGCTGTCTAATTTGAACCTGTCAAATTGAGATAATACGATAGGAACGAAATGCTGTACGATGATAGTAGAAAGGATGTTTTCATGACACTACTGATACAAATGGGCAAGCTGTTAGTCCTGTTCAGATATTTTGCCTGAATGTTTCTTATTCAGAATGTGATTTTATGAATTGTAAATCAGTCACTTATTTGGATGAGTGATAAATGAATCATGGCAACATCGCAATTATGTTGTAGCCGATATTCCAAATTCATTTCAATTCTAAAATCCAAAATGAAAAAATTTGTATCTGTTTTACTGGTAGTCTTACTGCTGCCTGTTACTATCCTCTGTGCACAGAAAAGAGTAGCGTTGAGCCATGATGGCAATGCGCACGACAGGGATGATATTCCAGCAGCGGTTGCTACTATGGCGCTGGTCAAGAAAGCAGAAGACCAAGGCATTCTCCAGTTGGTTCACTACCATATTAACTGCCACTCATGGAGTGACCATGATCAAGAAATTACGAATCAGCGAACCAAACAGGAAACTGCTATGGCTGAAGGTAAAGCATTGTGGTATCCAAACAGTAATGTCTTTTACAATGCTCGCTCAGCGACCAGTGCAACCATCACACACCTGAAGAACCAGATCAATGCCTCGACAGCTTCAGATCCGCTGTACATCATTGCGGCAGGACCTTTCGAGGTCATCTATCAGGCATTGGCTGCTGCCACGCAGGCAGGCAGGGACAACACCATTATCATCTCCCACTCCAACTGGAATGAGAACCACGATGATGACGGTGCCAACAGCCATGATTGGGCGGAAACCGATCCGTTTATCAAGGCAGCCAATTTTGTGAAAATCGTGGACCAGAATTTCTGTGAGGACAGCAATGTGGCGACCGGATTCAGGAGAACAAGCGGAAACGGTAACAGCTATGCTGACTTCGACTGGATGATCGGAACGGAGTATCAGATTATCCGTGACAAGATGGTACTGGTCAACCGGGCGGATATTTCCGATGCTGGAATGGTGTATTACCTGATCACCAATGATGAATACGGCGGACCTGTCAAGATGGAAAACTTCCTGCTTTCAGGCGGCGGCGGATGTTCAGGTGTTTCCGATATCTCTGATCTGACCGCTGTACAATCAGGCTGTAACACTGTGGACCTTGACTGGTCAACAGACCCTTGCGCCACAGCGTATATCGTTAGACGGAAGATTGTAGGAGAGGCTACTTATGCCAATCTGGCTACTGTGACAGGGACTTCCTATGCAGACAATAGTGTGGCGTTGGGTACAAGCTACGAGTATCAGGTTCGTCCTTCGGATGGAACCAATAAAGGTGTCTCCAATAATCCGGTAGTGAACATGCCGGCAACCTGTGGCACGACTGGCTACTTCCACATTTTCAACAAGAATTTCGGGAAGAAGATCAGGCCTTATGGCTCAGGGGTTTCTCAGGTACAGGCTAGCAGCACAGGTGACTGGACACAGTGGGAACAGGTGACGACCTCAGGAGGTTATTTTCGCCTCAAGAATAAAGGTTCAGGGCAGTACCTCAGTATGCCTGATGCCACTGATGAAGCAGTGATTACCACCTCTACTGCTACAACCAATCAAGAGGAATGGAAAACAGTAGACACCGGTGACGGCTACTTTCATTTGGAAAACCGTGCAAGTGGCAAGCGTATCAGAAGTACTTCTGCCGATGATTACAATGCAGCTCCATCTGGGGACCATACCGTAAAAGTGGCACCTTCCAGTGCCACTGGTGACTGGACAAGATGGGAGTTTATCAATGTAAGCGGAGCAAGGCTTGGATTAAGTGCAATTGAAATACAGTTAGATAACATCATACTATATCCAAACCCTGTGATACATACACTTTCACTTTCTGGTGTAGAAAAAGGAGAGAAAGTTAGTCTATTTACCTTGGAAGGAAAACAGTTGGGCCTGATCGAACTAGGGCAGAATGGGAATGTGATTAACCTGTTACCTGGATGGTATCTGATTCGCCATATGGGAACCTCTTACAGGTTTGTTAAGAAGTGAATTATGACATTTTTGGGGTATGACTTGACCAGAGTCATACCCTGTTACTTTCAATATCAGACGAAAATGAAATCCAGAAAACTATTGTTTATGCTGTTGCTGGTCGGGATGCCGCTACTGGTACAGGCTCAGCTTGAAGTGTACAGCTATCCAGATAAAATCATTGATGCCAACAAGGGGTACAATGCCCGTTCTGCCTTGTATCAGGTATTTGTATCGGAAGGAAATGCCTCCAAGGAAGCGTATGTGATGTATGACCGCAATCAGGCGGCATACAGGAAAAATCTTAGCCGAAATCCTGACAACCATTGGACAAACTTCTCTCATGGAAAAGAGGTCACGGTTACGGTGGTAAAGAAGGAAGGCGACATCCGAAGCTGTACGGTTTATCCGCTGAAAAAGGGAATTCAGGCAACGGTGATCAATGGGAAAGCAACTTTCCAGATACCCGCAAGTAAAACGCCATTGCAGGTATTTGTCATGCTGGACAGCAACCCTGCAGAGCCGCTCTTTATCTTTGCCGATCCGCTGGAAGAGGATGTGCCGGACAGAAAAGATATTGCCCAAGTGGAGGTGATCCGCACCACGGATAAGATTGAAATGGTCAGAAAGAAACTGAACAGTGCCAAACCTTATGCGGTATTTGAGGAAGGTATGCACCAATGGGACGGCGGCTCGCATATGCAATATGAGGGCTACAAAATGCCCATCAGATCCGGAAAGAAAATTTACCTGCCGGGAGGTGCTTATGTAGTGGGTTCTTTCTCTGGTGAAAGCCAGCAGGATTTCAAGATCTATGGGCGAGGGGTATTGTCCGGTTGTGGTCTGCAGGTGATAGAGGATGTATCTGGCATTCCATATTCCTTGGTTTACCAGACCGGAGAAGAAAGTACCGGTACGGTGGAAGGTATCGTAACAATCTGTCCACCTCATTTTGCCATTACGGGCAGGGGCAAGCTGGATGTATTCAATGTGAAGATGCTGTCTTGGTGGTATTCCACGGACGGTACTATTGTGGGAGACAATTCCAAAAACTATGACTGCTTCTTCAAGGTCAATGATGACGCCATGAAGGTCTACAGCCAGAATTGCCACTATCGGAACAATACCATCTTCCAGCAGGTGAATGGTGCACCTTTCCAGTTCTGCTGGAGCAAACAGAACGGTGACGGTAACCTGATGGAGGACACCTATATTGTCTACAGCGTTTACAGGACTTCCTTCCATAAGTTTACCAGCAACACTGCCGTTATCAACTGTCTGAAAGGGTCGGGAAAAGTGACGGAAAACAATACGTTTGATGGCATTTACATTGACAATGGCTGCCATAGGCTGATTGGTCTCAATACAGAGAATGAAAGCAATTCTATTTTCAGGAAAATAAAAATCCGCAATGTGGCGCTGAATGCCGGATTGAACAGCCAGCCACAGGCTGCTGCCAGTTACTTGGTGAATGGCACTGCACAGAACTATGATATCAGTATCGAAAACCTGACGGTAGATGGACATCCTGTCACGGAAACAGAAACTGGAAAGGACGATGCAGGAAAGCTGTGGGTGGCGGAAAATGGCGAATTGCTGAAGTTCAATCAGGCAAGTGACAGCCAATAGCCATTTATAGTTTTCTAAATCGAAAACTAAGTAAAATCCTTGGACTCCGCTCAGGCAACTTGAATAGGTGGCTGAGCGGAGCCGAAGCTTAGAATATTGGTTCGATCACTTATTAGAAGGTTTATTATCATACACGAATTATGCAGTGAACCACTGCCATTATTACCCAAAAACAACTTTTGAACACCATGAAAACAATGCGTTATCTACTGATGATATTGTGTCTCTTTTGCTCATTTCAGGCATTGGCACAGCTGGAACTCTATAACTGGCCTGGCTCGTCAGACATACAGTCAGACAAGTACAGTGTAAGGGTCAGAACTTACCAGAACGGTACACCAGGCACTTGGCAGAATATGACGGAGATTATGTCCAAACCCCGTGACTATGATACAGACAAGGTGGGATTTCCAGCAAGTGATTTTATTACATCCGGAGGTGATTTGGTACATAAGATATGTGGTGGAGATGCCAGTACCGAATTTTTGGAAGACCGTACCTTGACTTTTGTGGAGTTTGGTTTCTCGGGAACCATTGAGGTCGAGGTGACCAAATTGTTTGGAGGTGCTGCTCCTAGGGTGGAAGTCTCTCCTAAAGCATATGGCATCAATCCGCATTACTTTGACGGAACCAAAGTAAGGTTCCTTCTGACTGAGCCAAGGTATGTAAGCGTCAATTTTGATGTGGCGGATAACTGGGATGATGACCGCTATGGTGGAAATAATATCAAGCATGGTGTGATGATCTTTGGAGACAAACCAGAGTCACAGGCAGGGTATACCATTCCGAGCCAGACCGGTGCCAACGTGGTAGTATGGAATAACAATACCGATATTTCCACCATCCTGAATGCAGACATCATCTACTTTCCTCCGGGAGATCACAAGATGAAAAACCATAAGGACAATATCAGTACTTGGCAGACCAACGTGACGACTCAGCAGAACTATCCCTTGTATCATGGACAGTTGCGACTGACAAAACCTGGACAGAAAGTCTACATCGCTGGAGGTGCCTATGTGCGAGGAGCCTTTAACGCCAAAGGCAATGATGATTGCTGGATTTATGGCAGGGGAATAGTATCAGGCAGGGATCATTTGATGCATGAGATTCTGAACTATGGAGGTACGAATGCGAACGGTACTTGGAAACAAAGTACCCAGATAAAAGAAGCGTTCTGTCACTTTGCTACAGGGGCACAATACCATGGGGTGATTTTCAAGGAAGCATTTCACCATACCTGTCCAAGTGGTCAGAACACTGTCATTAAAAATATAAAAATCATTGGCTGGTGTTCCAATAATGATGGCATACGTCCTGGAGGCGGCAGTGACATTGACGGTATCTTTGTCAAGACCAGTGATGACTATGACTATGCCCGTGATCCGCATGAGGTACGTAATTCCGTATTCTGGCCCGGTGTAAATGGGGCAGTGGGAATGCTTGGATGGGGAAATCTGGGAACAGGATTTGCCGAATACCGAGACAACTACATCATTAACAGTGAATGGTCTTCCGCAGGTAAGGACAACACAGGGGTATTTGGTTCGGTAGCAGACGATGGCATCCAGTTGGAATACAATGTAATTGAGCGGATGGCAGTGGAAGACAAGACGGCTTACCTGATCAATGTGACATTGGAAAACAAGAACGGTAACAGCTTCGGTTATATCCGCAATTTCCTGATCAAAGATGTGAAAGTGGAGCAGCCTTTTCAGCTTCCAAATGGTACGCCAGTCAAGCAAAGGATGGCAGGGCTTTCCAACAACTGGATTGACGGTTGGGTATTCACGAATCTGATTGTGGATGGAAAGCTGGTGAAATGGAACAATTACCAGAACTATTTTGACCTGAACCTGACGGGTTCCAATGGTAGCAATACGGATGCAGCCAAATGGGTGAAAAACATCACTTTTAACTCTTCTGGAACCATCCATAATATTACGGTCACTGCCAATGCTGGCGGTAGTTTCTTTCCGTCAGGGAACAGTGGCGTGATTGATTGTCCGGCAGGGACAGATCAGACAGTTACGATACTGCCGAGCAGTGGCAAGAAAATCACGGATGTACTGATTGATGGCGTAAGTCAGGGACGGATGCAGTCTGTCAGTTTTGAGAACGTGACAGGTAACCACACTGTACAGATAGTATTCGGGACTGGTAATGACTACTACGATTTTACTCCATCAAGTGGAGGTTGCTCCGGCATCCAGAATATCACGGACCTAACAGCCGTTCAGAATGGTTGTGGAACAGTTGACCTTAACTGGTCTGCCGACCCATGTGCGATCCAGTATATCGTCCGAAGAAAGATTGTAGGGGAAGCTACTTTTACCAATCTGGCTACGGTTACCGCTACCAGTTATGCAGACAATTCGGTAGCCTTAGGCACCAGCTATGAGTATCAGGTACGTCCGGATGATGGCACAACCAAGATGGTGTCTAATTATCCGGTAGTCAATATGCCAGCTACATGTGGCGCGACAGGCTTGTTCCATATTTTCAATAAGAATTTTGGCAAGAAAATCAGACCCTACAGTGGTGGTGTCTCACAGGTGGAGGCAGGCAGTACTGGCGATTGGACACAATGGGAACAGGTATCGACATCGGGCGGTTACTTCAGGCTACAGAACCAAGGTTCTTTACAGTACCTGAGTATGCCGGATGCCACCGATGAAGCAATGATTACCACCTCAACAGCGACTACCAATCAGGAAGAGTGGAAAACAGTGGACACGGGTGATGGTTATTTCCATCTGGAAAACAGGGCAAGTGGTAAACGTATCAGGTCTACATCAATAGATGATTATAGTACCAATCCCACAGGAGATCATACGGTAAAGGTGGCTCCGTCAAGCGCTACAGGAGATTGGACAAGGTGGGAGTTTGTTTCGGTTGGAGGAGCACGATTTGCTGCCGAAAATACCGAGTTGAGTAATAAGGAATTGACCTTTTACCCCAATCCAGTATCAGAGTCCTTCAAGCTGATATGGAAAGGTAATGCTACAGCACAAGTACAGATTCTGGATTTGCAAGGTAAGGTAGTAAGAGCCTTGGAAGTCAGTCAAGGAACAAAGGATATTTCAACTGCCCAGATTCCTGCTGGTGTGTATCTGCTTAAAGTAGAATCGTCCAATTTTAAGGAAGTGAATAAACTGGTGATCAAATAGGCTGAGGATATGAGAAAGATCATCTTAATATTGGCAATGTTGCTATTGGGGAATTTCGCATTAGGTCAGCAGAAAAACGTGCTACTGATCATGGCGGATGACTTCAACCATTGGTTGCCGGAAATCGGTTACTATCCTGCAGCACAGACACCCAACGTAAGTTCACTAGCTAATAAAGGAGTCCTTTTTGCTAAAGCCTACTGTTCTTCTCCGGTTTGCAACCCATCCAGAAACTCAATGTGGTCGGGATTGCGTCCTTCCACTACTGGCATAACCTCCAACTCAGGGGGGTATGTCAGGGATATTGCAGGGTTTGAAAATGTGGTTACCATGAACCAGTATTTCAAACAGAATAACTATTGGACATACGGGGGCGGCAAACTCTACCATCCAGGTAGTATGGGGAGTTCTGATACCGACCCTACAAACTGGTCAGCACTTTACACGGGTAATTCTGGTGCACAGGGTGGTAGTTTTTATTCCTATGAGGTAGGCAGTGGCAGCCCTATCAAATGGAGTGCAGGCAATTACGATGTCTCTACGTCCAATGATACCCAACTGGCACAGCATATGGCAGATCAGATCACAAACTATAACAAGAACCAGCCATTCTTTATGGGGGTTGGCTTGTTTCGTCCACACCTGCCGTGGAATTGTCCCAAGGAGTTTTATGACCAATTCAATCCGACACAACTGCCAATACCAGATGGATATAGTGCTTCAGATGGTTCTCCATCCTCGGAACATACGACCATCGTGAATGATGGTCAATGGAGCAATGCGCTGCGTGCCTATTTGGCAAATCTTGCCTATGCTGATTACAATATCGGTATTATCCTAGATGCCTTGGAGAATAGTCCCCATAAGGACAATACAATTGTGCTTTTTATGGGGGATCATGGCTGGCATCTTGGAGAAAAGAAGCGGTGGAAAAAGTCATCGGTCTATGAGCAGGCAAACCATACAACCCTGATTATTTATGACCCGTCAGCATCCGGAAACCAGCAGGTAAGTCAGAAGGTGGTCAGTTTACAGGATGTTTACCCAACATTGATTGAATTGTGTAACCTATCCGCAAGAAGTGATGTACAGGGCAATAGCTTACAGCCTTTACTCAACAATCCGAACCAGAGCAGTTGGGATAAGCCAGTATTTGCTACTTACGGTTCTACGAATTATATCAGAACCAACCAATGGAAGTACATCTCTGATGGAGGTAACAGCCAACTATATGATGTGCAGGCTGATCCTTACGAATGGAACAACCTTTATGGAAACACTGCTTACAATACGATAATCAATGACTTGCAGCAGCAGATAGATGACATGTTACTGGAAGGGCAGCAACTGGTAATTGGAGGAGGAGGGTGCACAGCCATTACGGATATCACTGATCTGTCAGCGGTGCAGAATGGCTGTAATACTGTAGACTTGAGCTGGTCAGCAGCCCCATGTGCCATCGAATATATCGTTAGAAGGAAAATAGTGGGGGAAGCCACCTACGCCAATCTGGCAACTGTAACGACTACCAGTTTTTCAGACAATACGGTAGTGTTGGGGACAAGTTACGAATATCAGGTACGCCCATATGACGGTACAACCAAGAAGGTGTCCAACAATCCGGTAGTCAATATGCCAATCACTTGTGGCACGACAGGTTTGTTCCATATTTTCAACAAGAATTTTGGTAAGAAAATCAGACCCTACAGTGGCGGTGTTTCACAGGTGGAGGCAGGTAGTATTGGCACTTGGACGCAATGGGAACAGGTACCAACATCAAGTGGCTATTTCAGGCTACAGAACCAAGGCTCTCTACAGTACCTGAGTATGCCTGATGCTACTGATGAGGCGATGATTACCACCTCAACAGCTACTACTGCCCAAGAAGAATGGAAAACAGTGGAGACAGGTGACGGGTATTTCCATCTGGAAAACAGGGC is from Limibacter armeniacum and encodes:
- the araA gene encoding L-arabinose isomerase, translated to MINLKEREIWFVTGSQHLYGEETLRQVAEHSRQIVNGLDDCEEISLKVVYKPTVKTPEEIYGLCQEANQAAQCVGVVAWMHTFSPAKMWILGLKTLQKPMLHLHTQFNRDIPWSEIDMDFMNLNQSAHGDREFGFINTRMRLNRKVVAGHWQDPEVRRKIDVWARVAAAKADLQGGKFARIGDNMRYVAVTEGDKVSSEIKFGFSVNGFGLGDLTEHIRSVEDPAVASLMEEYESSYDMTDNLLKGGTHRQSLMDAARIELGLRSFLTNGNFKGFTDTFENLTNMVQLPGIAAQRLMADGYGFGAEGDWKTAAMLRASKVMVAGLKGGTSFMEDYTYHFEPGKEAVLGSHMLEICPSIADRKPRCEVHPLGIGGKADAVRLVFNSPAGPAINASLITLGDRFRLLVNEVEAITPPQDLPKLPVARVLWQTTPDMKTGLEAWIHAGGAHHTVYSQALTTEYMEDFADMFDLELVVIDQNTRIREFKQQLKFSDLYYQLRKEY
- a CDS encoding L-ribulose-5-phosphate 4-epimerase, whose product is MSQYKALKQECYEANMQLPELELVIFTFGNVSAVDRSKGVFAIKPSGVPYKQLKPEDMVIVDFDNNILEGSMRPSSDTKTHALLYKTWEHIGGICHTHSTYAVSWAQAGRPVPIFGTTHADHLTQDIPCTPELTDDMIQGNYEHETGNLIINTFLKEGFSAEEVEMVLVQNHGPFSWGKNAAKAVYNSAVMEELARMASITLQVNPETPRLKQSLKEKHYYRKHGKNAYYGQS
- a CDS encoding ribulokinase, translated to MNNTKQYVIGLDYGSDSCRAILVNTADGKVMATHVHPYQRWNKLTYCDALKNQFRQHPLDYLEGLEATVKAVVEELTLAERRFVKAISVDTTGSTPVAVNAQGTPLSMTAGFEENPNAMFLLWKDHTAIREAEEINQLAASWGGEDFTKYEGGIYSSEWFWAKVLHVIREDKEVAAAAYSWMEHCDWIPFVLTGAKDLKTFKRSRCAAGHKAMWHPSWDGLPDKAFLSALDPSLADLRDNLYEHTYTAEQAAGKLCQEWASRLGLTEEVTVTVGTFDAHAGALGGAITSNTLVKVMGTSTCDMLVASEEEIDNNLVQGICGQVDGSIIPGMIGLEAGQSGFGDVLAWFKNLLIWSAKELAPQELQQVSDNIIPALSEAAERIPVTDSSVIALDWINGRRTPDANQLLKGAIHGLNMGIDAPRIFKALVEAICFGSKAIVERFEEEGVPIHTVVGMGGVAKKSTLVMQTLADVLNKPIKVVRSEQAPALGAAMYAAVAAGIYPDVLTAMESMSSGFETTYQPIAAHVSHYASLYEQYKQIGSFTEKITKDNESVQSVEAGML
- a CDS encoding RICIN domain-containing protein gives rise to the protein MKKFVSVLLVVLLLPVTILCAQKRVALSHDGNAHDRDDIPAAVATMALVKKAEDQGILQLVHYHINCHSWSDHDQEITNQRTKQETAMAEGKALWYPNSNVFYNARSATSATITHLKNQINASTASDPLYIIAAGPFEVIYQALAAATQAGRDNTIIISHSNWNENHDDDGANSHDWAETDPFIKAANFVKIVDQNFCEDSNVATGFRRTSGNGNSYADFDWMIGTEYQIIRDKMVLVNRADISDAGMVYYLITNDEYGGPVKMENFLLSGGGGCSGVSDISDLTAVQSGCNTVDLDWSTDPCATAYIVRRKIVGEATYANLATVTGTSYADNSVALGTSYEYQVRPSDGTNKGVSNNPVVNMPATCGTTGYFHIFNKNFGKKIRPYGSGVSQVQASSTGDWTQWEQVTTSGGYFRLKNKGSGQYLSMPDATDEAVITTSTATTNQEEWKTVDTGDGYFHLENRASGKRIRSTSADDYNAAPSGDHTVKVAPSSATGDWTRWEFINVSGARLGLSAIEIQLDNIILYPNPVIHTLSLSGVEKGEKVSLFTLEGKQLGLIELGQNGNVINLLPGWYLIRHMGTSYRFVKK
- a CDS encoding glycoside hydrolase family protein, coding for MKSRKLLFMLLLVGMPLLVQAQLEVYSYPDKIIDANKGYNARSALYQVFVSEGNASKEAYVMYDRNQAAYRKNLSRNPDNHWTNFSHGKEVTVTVVKKEGDIRSCTVYPLKKGIQATVINGKATFQIPASKTPLQVFVMLDSNPAEPLFIFADPLEEDVPDRKDIAQVEVIRTTDKIEMVRKKLNSAKPYAVFEEGMHQWDGGSHMQYEGYKMPIRSGKKIYLPGGAYVVGSFSGESQQDFKIYGRGVLSGCGLQVIEDVSGIPYSLVYQTGEESTGTVEGIVTICPPHFAITGRGKLDVFNVKMLSWWYSTDGTIVGDNSKNYDCFFKVNDDAMKVYSQNCHYRNNTIFQQVNGAPFQFCWSKQNGDGNLMEDTYIVYSVYRTSFHKFTSNTAVINCLKGSGKVTENNTFDGIYIDNGCHRLIGLNTENESNSIFRKIKIRNVALNAGLNSQPQAAASYLVNGTAQNYDISIENLTVDGHPVTETETGKDDAGKLWVAENGELLKFNQASDSQ